The proteins below are encoded in one region of Hordeum vulgare subsp. vulgare chromosome 3H, MorexV3_pseudomolecules_assembly, whole genome shotgun sequence:
- the LOC123441125 gene encoding uncharacterized protein LOC123441125 codes for MAPLQNIAVALTLLIVMVEIASLPMLASATIVKSEEAALDELTPIIKTALDGVLAAAPPSERIKVAGAVAKQELLAMDTMKKAKGDKAKFDTHLLAYKIAAKIVTAAAPAEKFKKMEDSFTEASRPIP; via the coding sequence ATGGCCCCACTCCAGAACATTGCGGTGGCACTAACCCTTCTCATCGTCATGGTGGAAATCGCATCATTACCAATGCTTGCAAGCGCCACCATCGTCAAGTCCGAGGAGGCCGCGTTGGATGAGCTAACACCCATCATCAAGACGGCCCTAGACGGGGtcctcgccgccgccccaccaTCCGAAAGGATCAAAGTAGCCGGGGCTGTTGCAAAGCAGGAACTCCTCGCTATGGACACGATGAAGAAGGCCAAGGGAGACAAGGCGAAATTTGATACACATCTATTGGCCTACAAGATAGCCGCTAAGATAGTTACTGCCGCAGCGCCCGCTGAAAAGTTCAAGAAGATGGAGGATAGCTTCACGGAGGCTAGCCGGCCAATTCCGTAA
- the LOC123441124 gene encoding uncharacterized protein LOC123441124, giving the protein MAPLQNIAVALTLLIVMVEIASLPMLASAAIVKSEEAALDELTPIIKTALDGVLAAAPPSERMKVAGAVAKQELLAMDTMKKAKGDKAKFDTHLLAYKIAAKIVTAAAPAEKFKKMEDSFTEASRPIP; this is encoded by the coding sequence ATGGCCCCACTCCAGAACATTGCGGTGGCACTAACCCTTCTCATCGTCATGGTGGAAATCGCATCATTACCAATGCTTGCAAGCGCCGCCATCGTCAAGTCCGAGGAGGCCGCCTTGGATGAGCTAACACCCATCATCAAGACAGCCCTAGACGGGGtcctcgccgccgccccaccaTCCGAAAGGATGAAAGTAGCCGGGGCTGTTGCAAAGCAGGAACTCCTCGCTATGGACACGATGAAGAAGGCCAAGGGAGACAAGGCGAAATTTGATACACATCTATTGGCCTACAAGATAGCCGCTAAGATAGTTACTGCCGCAGCACCCGctgagaagttcaagaagatgGAGGATAGCTTCACGGAGGCTAGCCGGCCAATTCCGTAA